From a region of the uncultured Draconibacterium sp. genome:
- a CDS encoding helix-turn-helix domain-containing protein, with amino-acid sequence MPELFINKAKQFILNNLENDKFGVSELASEMGLSRSQFLRKIKSVTGKSANKFIRDIRLEESISLIENDDHTVSEIAYKVGFSSPSYFNKCFHDKYGCTPGDYKKRAETGESEEQENRQIPISRNRLRVAGLFLLFIIVTAVFGYWGSRSAKTSGAENQYASIAVLPLLDLSENKDKEYLSMGLTDAITLELSRFKELRVISRGSAMLFRDSVKLYSEIAEKLGVDLLLEGSIIYGADSLRVIVQLIEPFPQERHLWANKYDSHATDIRGVSSDISSRIAEEINLAVMPESDTREIKDADPKAQELYLRGDQLWQQQNPEAVSMAINYLKESIANNPDFAPAYCSLAEAYMAKNKMFPGNNEEKLQNRLESQKAINTALDKAIELDGSLAEAYITKGMIMRKVDWDWEGMKEMAEKGLKLNPNNKDGYMILSDYYLIKGNHKKSVQQALIAEQYDPLNARIGCLVAERYMYAGEYEKSVEQFKKVLELYPRYSFAWDGIGFAYFMSGDNEMAKNSWKELHMIMGNTDMAEFFEVNDFNHSVDFILTKFTAGDKLYCSNPPIIAMAHLLVDRKQGALDYLDIAYEYRNEDLPVLMLHPVFGRVKNDERYITLADELGVTIPD; translated from the coding sequence ATGCCTGAGCTTTTCATTAATAAAGCCAAACAATTTATCCTCAATAACCTGGAGAATGATAAATTTGGTGTAAGTGAATTGGCTAGCGAAATGGGATTGAGCCGTTCGCAATTTCTTCGCAAAATCAAGTCGGTTACCGGCAAATCTGCCAACAAGTTTATTCGCGACATTCGTTTGGAAGAATCCATTTCACTTATCGAAAATGACGATCATACAGTCTCCGAGATTGCCTATAAAGTTGGCTTTAGTAGTCCGTCGTATTTTAATAAATGTTTTCACGATAAATATGGTTGTACACCCGGCGATTATAAAAAACGTGCAGAAACCGGAGAATCAGAAGAGCAGGAAAATAGGCAGATTCCCATTTCACGAAACCGATTGAGAGTGGCTGGTTTATTTCTGTTGTTTATTATTGTTACCGCAGTTTTTGGTTATTGGGGATCGAGGTCGGCAAAGACTTCAGGTGCTGAAAATCAGTATGCTTCAATTGCAGTACTACCTTTGCTTGATTTATCAGAGAACAAAGACAAGGAATATCTTTCGATGGGACTAACCGATGCCATTACACTTGAATTGTCGCGTTTTAAGGAGTTACGTGTCATTTCCAGGGGATCGGCAATGTTGTTCAGGGATTCAGTAAAACTCTATTCCGAAATTGCAGAAAAACTGGGTGTCGATCTTTTACTCGAAGGATCAATAATTTACGGAGCAGACAGTTTACGCGTCATCGTTCAGTTAATCGAACCTTTTCCGCAGGAACGGCATTTGTGGGCCAATAAATACGATAGTCACGCCACAGATATCAGAGGGGTTTCCAGCGATATTTCAAGCCGCATTGCAGAAGAAATAAATCTGGCTGTTATGCCGGAAAGTGACACGCGTGAAATAAAGGATGCTGATCCAAAGGCACAGGAATTGTATCTGAGGGGGGACCAACTTTGGCAGCAACAAAATCCCGAAGCGGTTAGTATGGCCATTAATTATTTAAAAGAATCAATCGCGAACAATCCAGATTTTGCACCTGCTTATTGCAGTTTGGCGGAAGCTTATATGGCAAAGAACAAAATGTTTCCGGGCAATAACGAAGAAAAGCTGCAAAACAGGTTAGAGAGTCAAAAAGCTATAAATACCGCATTAGATAAAGCCATTGAGCTGGATGGATCTTTGGCAGAAGCCTATATTACTAAAGGTATGATTATGCGTAAGGTTGACTGGGACTGGGAAGGCATGAAGGAGATGGCGGAAAAAGGCCTGAAATTGAATCCAAACAACAAGGATGGTTATATGATTTTATCTGATTATTACCTGATAAAAGGGAATCATAAGAAATCGGTTCAGCAGGCATTGATTGCCGAACAATACGATCCGCTCAATGCCCGGATAGGTTGTTTGGTGGCCGAGCGATATATGTACGCCGGCGAATATGAGAAGTCGGTTGAGCAGTTTAAAAAAGTGCTCGAACTATATCCGCGATATAGCTTTGCCTGGGATGGTATTGGATTTGCTTACTTTATGAGTGGAGATAATGAAATGGCAAAGAACTCGTGGAAAGAACTTCATATGATAATGGGGAATACCGATATGGCCGAGTTTTTTGAGGTCAACGATTTCAATCATTCCGTAGATTTTATTCTGACAAAATTTACCGCGGGTGATAAATTATATTGCTCAAATCCTCCGATTATTGCTATGGCTCACTTACTTGTTGATCGTAAACAAGGTGCTCTTGATTACCTCGATATTGCCTACGAATACCGAAACGAAGACCTGCCTGTGTTAATGCTCCATCCTGTTTTCGGCAGGGTAAAAAACGATGAACGATATATTACCCTTGCGGATGAACTGGGTGTAACAATTCCGGATTAA
- a CDS encoding DUF3467 domain-containing protein — protein sequence MEDKKHKSQQINIELNEEVAQGTYSNLAVITHSTSEFVVDFVRIMPGIPKANVKSRIILTPEHAKRLLMALQDNVAKFEAQHGPIKNVNSGNDPNLPPMNFGGPTAQA from the coding sequence ATGGAAGATAAAAAGCATAAATCGCAACAGATAAATATTGAATTGAACGAGGAAGTAGCTCAGGGAACCTATTCGAACCTTGCCGTTATTACTCACTCAACTTCTGAATTTGTAGTTGATTTTGTACGCATTATGCCAGGTATTCCAAAAGCGAATGTAAAATCGAGGATTATTCTTACACCGGAACATGCCAAACGTTTGTTAATGGCTTTGCAAGATAATGTGGCTAAATTTGAAGCACAGCATGGCCCGATTAAAAACGTTAATTCAGGTAACGATCCGAATTTGCCACCAATGAATTTTGGTGGACCTACAGCTCAGGCTTAG
- a CDS encoding acyl-CoA dehydrogenase family protein has product MANYYTDNSELKFHLNHPLMKEIVRLKEREYTFKDEFDFAPLDYEDAIDSYDRVLDVVGEICGNIVSENAESIDAEGPEVIDGHVKYARGTEENIKALNQAGLMGMSLPYKYEGLNFPIVPYIMAADIVSRADAGFVNIWGLQDCAETINEFASEEQKEKYLPRVCNGDTMAMDLTEPDAGSDLQAVQLKATWNEEKQVWLLNGVKRFITNGDGEISLVLARSEPGTSDGRGLSMFIYDKLSGGVTVRRIEHKMGIIGSPTCELVFKDAPAELVGSRKMGLIKYVMALMNGARLGIAAQSVGVCEAAYREAMAYAKERMQFGKAIIKFPAVYEMLSLMKAKLDASRTLLYETSRFVDMYKTYMHIAEERKLEKEERDEMKKYQRLADIFTPLVKGMASEYSNQLAYDAVQIHGGSGFMKDYPVERIYRDARITSIYEGTTQLQVVAAIRGVTTGGYLNQIRAYEAEKVSPTLEYLKRTLIILTADYEEAVKKVTAPGDNEFVDFHARRLVEMAGHIIMSYLLLLDTNREASFLKSTKNYIAFAKAQVKAHAEFIRASELSDMGDYKFEMQ; this is encoded by the coding sequence ATGGCAAATTATTATACAGATAACAGCGAGTTAAAATTTCACCTGAATCACCCCTTAATGAAAGAGATCGTTCGGTTGAAAGAACGTGAATATACTTTCAAGGATGAATTTGATTTTGCGCCACTGGATTACGAAGATGCAATTGACAGTTACGATCGTGTACTGGATGTTGTAGGCGAGATTTGCGGTAACATAGTTTCGGAGAATGCGGAAAGTATTGATGCTGAAGGACCGGAAGTTATTGACGGACATGTAAAATATGCCCGCGGAACGGAAGAGAATATCAAAGCACTGAACCAGGCCGGATTAATGGGAATGTCGTTGCCTTACAAGTACGAAGGCTTGAATTTCCCGATTGTGCCTTATATTATGGCTGCCGATATTGTATCGCGGGCCGATGCCGGTTTTGTAAACATTTGGGGTTTGCAGGACTGTGCCGAAACCATTAACGAATTTGCTTCGGAAGAGCAAAAAGAAAAGTATCTGCCACGTGTTTGCAACGGCGACACCATGGCAATGGACTTAACCGAGCCGGATGCAGGTTCCGATCTTCAGGCGGTGCAGTTAAAAGCCACCTGGAATGAGGAAAAACAAGTTTGGTTACTGAATGGTGTAAAACGTTTCATCACTAATGGCGATGGCGAAATTTCGCTTGTTTTGGCCCGCTCGGAACCCGGAACATCAGATGGACGTGGTTTGTCAATGTTTATTTACGACAAACTATCGGGTGGAGTAACCGTTCGTCGTATCGAGCATAAAATGGGTATCATTGGTTCGCCAACCTGCGAACTGGTATTCAAAGATGCTCCGGCCGAATTGGTTGGCTCGCGTAAAATGGGCTTGATCAAATATGTAATGGCGTTGATGAATGGTGCTCGTTTGGGTATTGCAGCGCAGTCGGTAGGCGTTTGCGAAGCTGCTTACCGCGAGGCAATGGCATACGCCAAAGAACGGATGCAGTTTGGTAAGGCCATTATTAAATTCCCGGCTGTTTACGAAATGCTTTCGCTGATGAAAGCTAAACTAGATGCGTCGCGTACTTTATTGTACGAAACTTCGCGTTTTGTTGATATGTACAAAACATACATGCACATTGCCGAAGAACGTAAACTGGAGAAAGAAGAGCGCGACGAAATGAAAAAGTACCAGCGTTTGGCCGATATCTTTACTCCGCTTGTAAAAGGAATGGCGAGCGAATACAGCAACCAGCTGGCTTACGATGCGGTTCAGATTCATGGTGGATCGGGCTTTATGAAAGACTACCCGGTTGAGCGTATCTATCGCGATGCACGTATTACCTCGATTTACGAAGGTACAACACAGTTGCAGGTTGTTGCTGCCATCCGTGGTGTAACTACAGGTGGTTATCTCAACCAGATTCGTGCATACGAAGCTGAAAAGGTTTCGCCAACTTTGGAATACCTGAAACGTACCTTGATTATTCTAACTGCCGATTACGAAGAAGCAGTGAAGAAGGTAACTGCGCCTGGCGACAACGAGTTTGTTGATTTCCACGCACGTCGTTTGGTTGAAATGGCAGGCCACATTATTATGAGTTACCTGTTGTTACTGGATACTAACCGCGAGGCTTCGTTCCTGAAATCGACCAAAAACTACATCGCTTTTGCAAAAGCACAGGTGAAAGCACATGCCGAGTTTATCCGTGCATCGGAATTAAGCGACATGGGCGATTATAAATTTGAAATGCAATAA
- a CDS encoding electron transfer flavoprotein subunit alpha/FixB family protein has product MSNVFVYCEIEDGHVADVSQELLTKGRGLANELNCKLEAIAIGHKLDKVAEQVIPYGVDTLYLADDKRLYPYQTLPHTSIVVNLFKEKKPQIALMGASSIGRDLGPRVSSALHSGLTADCTSLVIGDHYDKKQDKKYENLLYQIRPAFGGNIIATIINPDCRPQMATVREGVMKKEILDPKYKGKVVALDVAKYVNDEDFVVEIIERHMEKSKVNVKGAPIVVAGGYGVGSKENFKLLYDLAEVLGGEVGASRAAVDSGLAGHDRQIGQTGITVRPKLYIACGISGQIQHRAGMEESAQIIAINTDPEAPINSIADYVITGDVAEIIPKMIKYYKKNSK; this is encoded by the coding sequence ATGAGCAACGTATTTGTTTATTGCGAAATAGAAGATGGCCACGTAGCTGATGTTAGTCAGGAATTATTAACCAAAGGACGTGGACTGGCAAACGAATTAAACTGTAAATTGGAAGCCATTGCTATTGGGCACAAGCTTGATAAAGTTGCAGAACAGGTGATACCGTACGGTGTAGATACACTTTATCTTGCCGATGACAAGCGTTTATATCCATACCAGACCTTACCACACACTTCGATAGTGGTGAACCTGTTTAAGGAGAAAAAGCCGCAGATTGCTCTTATGGGAGCTTCATCGATTGGTCGTGATTTAGGACCACGGGTATCATCAGCACTGCACAGCGGTTTAACTGCCGACTGTACCAGCCTTGTTATTGGTGATCATTACGATAAAAAACAAGACAAGAAATATGAAAACCTCCTGTACCAGATTCGTCCGGCATTTGGAGGAAACATCATTGCAACCATTATCAATCCTGATTGCCGTCCGCAAATGGCAACCGTGCGCGAGGGGGTAATGAAAAAAGAGATTCTTGATCCGAAATACAAAGGAAAAGTAGTTGCACTTGATGTGGCAAAATATGTAAACGACGAAGATTTTGTTGTTGAGATTATTGAGCGCCACATGGAAAAAAGCAAAGTGAACGTTAAAGGTGCACCTATTGTTGTTGCCGGTGGTTATGGTGTAGGCTCGAAAGAGAACTTCAAACTGCTTTATGATTTGGCAGAAGTGTTGGGTGGCGAAGTTGGCGCATCACGTGCTGCTGTCGATTCAGGTCTGGCAGGTCACGATCGTCAGATTGGGCAAACCGGAATTACCGTTCGTCCGAAACTGTACATTGCGTGTGGTATCTCGGGGCAAATTCAGCACCGTGCGGGAATGGAAGAATCAGCACAGATCATCGCGATCAATACTGATCCTGAAGCTCCTATCAATTCCATAGCCGACTATGTAATTACCGGAGATGTGGCAGAGATCATTCCTAAAATGATCAAGTATTATAAAAAGAACAGCAAGTAG
- a CDS encoding electron transfer flavoprotein subunit beta/FixA family protein: MKAYNIIVLAKQVPDTRNVGKDAMKADGTINRAVLPAIFNPEDLNALEQALRIKDQFPESKINILTMGPGRAADIIREGLYRGADGGILLTDRAFAGSDTLATSYAIGQALKKMGKIDMIIAGRQAIDGDTAQVGPQVAEKLGMLQITYVEEVLEVKDKSVTVKRRLENGVETAKCPMPLVMTVNGSAPDCRARNAKRIMKFKKARTVTELQKENEDYTALYNEHPDLMIQEWTVNDIETDASQLGLTGSPTKVKTVENVVLQAKDSKVISAADNEIEAMMVELIKSHTIG; encoded by the coding sequence ATGAAGGCTTATAACATTATTGTTTTGGCGAAGCAGGTTCCCGACACCAGAAATGTTGGGAAAGATGCTATGAAGGCTGACGGGACGATAAACAGGGCTGTGCTTCCTGCTATCTTTAATCCCGAGGATTTGAATGCCCTGGAACAAGCATTGCGCATAAAAGATCAGTTTCCTGAATCAAAAATCAATATTTTAACCATGGGGCCGGGAAGGGCTGCCGATATTATTCGCGAAGGTTTATATCGAGGTGCCGACGGTGGTATTTTGCTAACCGACCGTGCTTTTGCCGGATCGGATACTTTGGCAACATCGTATGCCATTGGACAGGCGTTGAAAAAAATGGGTAAAATTGATATGATCATTGCAGGTCGTCAGGCTATTGATGGTGATACTGCCCAGGTTGGCCCTCAGGTGGCCGAAAAGCTCGGTATGTTGCAAATAACGTATGTTGAAGAGGTGCTGGAGGTAAAAGACAAATCGGTTACCGTAAAACGCCGCTTAGAGAATGGTGTTGAAACAGCAAAATGTCCGATGCCATTGGTAATGACTGTTAACGGCTCAGCTCCTGATTGCCGTGCGCGTAATGCCAAACGGATCATGAAATTCAAAAAGGCAAGAACAGTTACCGAACTTCAAAAGGAAAATGAAGACTATACTGCATTGTATAACGAACACCCTGACCTGATGATTCAGGAATGGACCGTTAACGATATCGAAACCGACGCATCGCAGCTTGGTCTTACCGGCTCGCCAACCAAAGTTAAAACGGTGGAGAATGTCGTTCTTCAGGCAAAAGATTCTAAAGTAATTTCTGCGGCCGACAACGAGATTGAAGCTATGATGGTTGAATTAATTAAGAGTCACACAATTGGCTAA
- the rpoC gene encoding DNA-directed RNA polymerase subunit beta', producing MAFKKDNKAKTSFSKVSVSLSSPEEILERSFGEVLKPETINYRTYKPERDGLFCERIFGPVKDYECHCGKYKRIRYKGIVCDRCGVEVTEKKVRRERMGHISLVVPVAHIWYFKSLPNKIGYLLGLPTKKLDTIIYYERYVVIQAGVKHQDGVKELDFLTEEEYLDILDTLPKENQFLDDDDPNKFIAKMGAEALFDILSRLELDELSFTLRHKANTETSQQRKNEALKRLQVVEAFRASKNLNRPEWMIVRVVPVIPPDLRPLVPLDGGRFATSDLNDLYRRVIIRNNRLKRLIEIKAPEVILRNEKRMLQEAVDSLFDNSRKSNAVKTENNRALKSLSDSLKGKQGRFRQNLLGKRVDYSARSVIVVGPKLRIHECGIPKDMAAELYKPFVIRKLIERGIVKTVKSAKKIVDRKDPVVWEILENVLKGHPVMLNRAPTLHRLSIQAFQPVLIEGKAIQLHPLVCTGFNADFDGDQMAVHLPLGNAAILEAQLLMLASHNLLNPANGAPIQVPSQDMVLGLYYMTKARKGSRGEGMTFYSAEEVTIAYEEKAIDLHAVIKVKVEDIDENGEYFNHIIETTVGRVLFNENVPRQAGYVNQILTKKSLRSIITDVFNKSGNAITVKFLDDIKNLGYTMAYRGGLSFNLGDVIIPEDKAEIVGNGYKEVEEVINNYNMGFITNNERYNQVIDIWTHANSKLTNSVMKTISTDRQGFNSIYMMLDSGARGSKEQIRQLCGMRGLMAKPQKSGSTGSQIIENPILANFKEGLSVLEYFISTHGARKGLADTALKTADAGYLTRRLVDVSQDVIISEDDCGTLRGLIASDVKNNEEVVATLVERIVGRTTVHDIFHPLNGELIIKSGEEITEEIAKVIEDSPIENVEIRSVLTCESKVGVCAKCYGRNLATGKKVQKGEATGVIAAQSIGEPGTQLTLRTFHVGGIAGNISAQSTVESKYDGYCEIEELRSVSYKDDEGNDVEVVVSRLAELKIIDKNTNIPLSTHPLPYGCKLYVKNGQEIRKGTMICDWDPFNGVIITEFDGKVEFENLIDGITFRQESDEQTGYSERVIIETKDKTKNPTLKIMDDAGEMIRSYNLPVGGHISVDNGQEVKAGKILVKIPRAAGKAGDITGGLPRVTELFEARNPSNPAVVSEVDGEVSLGKIKRGNREIIVTTKNGDVKKYLVPLSKQILVQENDYIRAGIPLSDGATTPSDILAIKGPTAVQEYILNEVQDVYRMQGVKINDKHFEIIIRQMMRKVEIVDPGDTRFLEKQIVDKNEFMSENDWIYNKKVVVEPGDAEGMKAGQIVSARRLRDENSQLRRKDKKLVESRDAIPATSSQILQGITRAALQTRSWLSAASFQETTKVLNEAAINGKMDYLDGLKENVICGHLIPAGTGLKEYKNLVVGSKSEYDRLVDMRHSD from the coding sequence ATGGCATTCAAAAAAGATAATAAAGCAAAAACTAGTTTCTCAAAAGTTTCAGTAAGCCTTTCGTCTCCTGAAGAAATTCTGGAAAGATCGTTTGGTGAAGTACTGAAGCCAGAAACAATTAACTACAGAACATATAAACCAGAACGTGATGGTTTGTTTTGTGAGCGTATTTTCGGACCGGTAAAAGACTACGAATGTCACTGTGGAAAATACAAACGTATCCGTTATAAAGGTATCGTTTGCGACCGTTGTGGTGTTGAAGTAACCGAAAAGAAAGTACGTCGTGAGCGTATGGGACACATTTCACTGGTGGTTCCGGTAGCTCACATTTGGTATTTCAAATCGTTGCCTAACAAAATTGGTTACCTGCTTGGTTTACCTACCAAAAAGCTGGATACCATTATTTATTACGAACGCTATGTTGTTATCCAGGCTGGTGTAAAACATCAGGATGGTGTTAAAGAATTAGATTTCCTTACAGAAGAAGAATATCTGGATATTCTGGATACACTTCCAAAAGAAAATCAATTCCTTGATGACGACGATCCAAACAAGTTTATCGCAAAAATGGGTGCTGAGGCGCTGTTTGATATTCTTAGCCGTTTGGAGTTGGATGAATTGTCATTCACATTGCGTCATAAAGCAAATACTGAAACATCGCAGCAGCGTAAAAACGAGGCGTTAAAACGTCTGCAGGTTGTTGAGGCGTTCAGAGCAAGCAAAAACCTTAACCGTCCGGAATGGATGATTGTTAGGGTGGTGCCTGTAATTCCTCCTGATTTGCGTCCGTTAGTGCCGCTTGATGGTGGTCGTTTCGCAACGTCAGATTTGAATGACCTGTACCGAAGAGTTATTATCCGTAACAACCGTTTGAAACGATTGATCGAGATTAAAGCTCCTGAGGTAATTTTAAGAAACGAGAAACGAATGTTGCAGGAAGCTGTGGATTCGTTATTCGATAACTCAAGAAAATCTAATGCCGTTAAAACAGAAAACAACCGCGCTTTAAAATCACTGTCTGACAGTTTGAAAGGTAAGCAAGGTCGTTTCCGTCAAAACCTTTTGGGTAAACGTGTTGACTATTCGGCACGTTCGGTAATCGTTGTTGGTCCTAAATTAAGGATTCACGAATGCGGTATTCCAAAAGATATGGCTGCTGAACTTTACAAACCTTTTGTAATCCGTAAACTGATTGAAAGAGGTATTGTAAAGACAGTGAAATCGGCAAAGAAAATCGTTGACAGAAAAGATCCTGTAGTTTGGGAGATTCTTGAAAACGTGCTAAAAGGACACCCTGTAATGTTGAACAGGGCACCTACTCTGCACCGTCTGTCAATTCAGGCATTCCAGCCTGTTCTTATTGAAGGAAAAGCAATTCAGCTGCACCCATTGGTATGTACCGGTTTTAACGCCGACTTCGATGGTGACCAGATGGCGGTACACTTACCATTAGGTAATGCTGCAATTTTGGAAGCTCAGTTGTTAATGCTTGCTTCACACAACCTGCTTAACCCTGCTAACGGTGCACCTATCCAGGTACCATCGCAGGATATGGTTCTGGGGCTGTATTATATGACTAAGGCACGTAAAGGTAGTCGCGGTGAAGGAATGACTTTCTATTCAGCAGAAGAAGTAACGATTGCTTACGAAGAAAAGGCAATTGATCTTCACGCTGTAATAAAAGTAAAAGTTGAAGATATTGATGAGAATGGTGAGTATTTTAACCACATCATTGAAACAACTGTAGGTCGTGTTCTTTTCAACGAAAATGTACCACGCCAAGCAGGTTATGTTAACCAGATTTTGACTAAAAAATCGTTACGTAGCATTATTACCGACGTATTTAATAAGAGCGGTAATGCAATTACAGTTAAATTCCTTGATGATATTAAGAACCTGGGTTATACAATGGCATACCGTGGTGGTCTGTCGTTCAACCTTGGCGACGTTATCATTCCTGAGGATAAAGCAGAAATTGTTGGTAACGGTTATAAGGAAGTTGAAGAGGTAATCAACAACTATAACATGGGTTTCATTACCAATAACGAACGTTACAACCAGGTTATTGATATTTGGACACATGCAAACTCTAAGCTGACAAATTCGGTAATGAAAACAATTAGTACCGACCGTCAGGGATTCAACTCAATTTATATGATGCTTGATTCCGGAGCGAGGGGTTCTAAAGAGCAGATTCGCCAGTTGTGCGGAATGAGGGGTTTGATGGCAAAACCACAAAAGTCTGGCTCTACAGGTTCTCAGATTATTGAAAACCCGATTCTTGCAAACTTTAAAGAAGGTCTTTCGGTACTGGAGTACTTTATCTCTACTCACGGTGCTCGTAAAGGTTTGGCGGATACGGCGCTTAAAACAGCTGATGCGGGTTACTTAACCCGTCGTTTGGTTGATGTATCTCAAGATGTTATTATTTCGGAAGATGACTGTGGAACCTTGCGTGGGTTAATTGCATCGGATGTTAAAAATAACGAAGAGGTGGTTGCCACGCTTGTTGAAAGAATTGTCGGCCGTACTACTGTTCACGATATTTTCCACCCGTTAAATGGTGAATTAATCATCAAATCGGGTGAAGAAATTACTGAAGAGATTGCGAAGGTAATCGAAGACTCACCAATTGAGAACGTTGAAATTCGTTCGGTACTTACCTGTGAATCAAAAGTTGGTGTTTGTGCCAAGTGTTACGGACGTAACCTGGCAACCGGCAAAAAGGTTCAGAAAGGTGAAGCTACCGGCGTAATTGCAGCACAGTCGATTGGAGAGCCAGGTACACAGCTTACACTTCGTACCTTCCACGTGGGGGGTATTGCCGGTAACATCTCAGCTCAGTCAACAGTTGAATCGAAATACGATGGATACTGCGAGATTGAAGAGCTTCGTTCGGTATCGTACAAAGATGACGAAGGAAACGATGTTGAGGTGGTAGTAAGTCGTTTGGCCGAATTAAAGATTATCGATAAAAACACCAATATCCCGCTATCTACACACCCTCTTCCTTACGGTTGTAAACTGTATGTGAAAAACGGTCAGGAAATCCGTAAAGGAACAATGATCTGTGATTGGGACCCATTTAACGGTGTAATTATTACTGAATTTGACGGTAAAGTAGAGTTTGAGAATCTGATCGACGGTATTACTTTCCGTCAGGAGTCGGATGAACAAACCGGTTACAGCGAACGCGTAATTATCGAAACAAAAGATAAGACCAAAAACCCAACGTTGAAGATTATGGACGATGCCGGTGAAATGATCCGCTCGTACAACCTTCCGGTTGGAGGTCACATCTCTGTTGATAACGGACAAGAGGTTAAAGCGGGTAAGATTTTGGTTAAGATTCCTCGTGCTGCTGGTAAAGCAGGCGATATCACAGGGGGTCTGCCACGTGTTACCGAGTTATTCGAGGCACGTAACCCATCTAATCCTGCCGTTGTTTCTGAGGTTGACGGTGAAGTTTCATTAGGTAAGATCAAACGTGGTAACCGCGAGATCATTGTAACCACTAAAAACGGCGATGTGAAGAAATATCTTGTACCGCTGTCGAAACAGATCCTTGTACAGGAAAACGACTACATCAGAGCAGGTATACCTTTATCTGACGGAGCAACAACTCCTTCTGATATTCTTGCAATTAAAGGGCCAACTGCTGTTCAGGAATACATTTTGAACGAAGTTCAGGATGTGTACCGTATGCAGGGGGTAAAAATTAACGATAAACACTTCGAGATTATCATCCGTCAGATGATGCGTAAAGTCGAAATCGTTGATCCGGGTGATACTCGTTTCCTTGAAAAGCAGATTGTAGACAAAAACGAATTCATGTCTGAAAACGACTGGATCTACAACAAAAAAGTTGTAGTTGAGCCGGGAGATGCTGAAGGGATGAAAGCCGGACAGATCGTTTCTGCACGTCGTTTGAGAGATGAGAACTCGCAACTCCGAAGAAAAGATAAAAAATTGGTGGAGTCGAGGGACGCAATCCCTGCAACATCAAGCCAGATTCTTCAGGGTATTACAAGAGCGGCCTTGCAAACACGCAGCTGGTTGTCTGCAGCATCGTTCCAGGAAACAACAAAAGTTCTTAACGAAGCCGCGATCAACGGTAAAATGGATTACCTTGACGGACTGAAAGAGAATGTAATTTGTGGTCACCTGATACCGGCAGGTACCGGATTGAAAGAATACAAAAACCTTGTTGTTGGTTCTAAATCAGAATACGACAGGTTGGTTGATATGAGACATTCGGATTAA